TCGACCTGCGACTGGCGGTCGAGTGGAACGGCGAGCGGGTCACCGAGCCGCCGTTCGCCGGCATGTACTGGACCCCGGCCCAGCAGTTGGCCCACCTGACCGTCAACGGTGCGTCCCTGCGCACCGGCGACCTGTACGCCTCGGGCACGGTCTCCGGCCCGGAACGTGGGCAGGTCGGCTCGTTCCTGGAACTGACCTGGGGCGGCGCCGAACCGGTGACCGTCGGCGGCGAAGCCCGCACCTTCCTGGCCGACGGGGACACGGTCACCCTGCGGGCCACCGCCCCCGGCCCGGACGGCACCACCGTCGCCCTCGGTGAGGTCACCGGGCGGATCCTGCCCGCCCGCTGACCACCGGTCCGGCCGGATTCCGGTCCGCCGGTCTGCTCGTTGGCCAGCCGTGCTGTCGGTCCGCTCGGGTCCGCCCGGCTCCGGCCCTACGGTCGGCGCCGGTTCGCGCCGGTCGCACCGGCTGTCCGATCGTCAGCGTCCCCTGCCGCGTTGGTTCCACCGATTCCGTCGACACACCCCGCGCCGCCCGCCTCCCGTCGGCGACGTGGGGTCTGCCGGCGTGGCACGACCCAGTGGACAGGAGGTACGAGCATGAACGATCTCGTCGGCGCGGTGTGGCGCACCAGTAGCCGCTCGAACGACCAGGGGCTCTGTGTGGAGGTGGCGGACAATCTCGCCCGTACCCGGGCAGTGGTCGGGGTACGCGACTCCAAGGACCCGTCGGGTCCGGCCCTGGTCATCGGCCCGCCGGGCTGGACGGCGTTCGTCGACGCCGTGCGGGAGGGGCTGTTCCGCCCCTGAGTGACCGGTCACCGGTGCCCCGCCCGGGGCGCCGGTGACGGAATTTTCGCCGACCGGCCCCCCGGGGACCGCTCACCCCCCGTACGGTGGACGACACGGGAGGTGTCATGTCGACGGTTGCGGTCACCGAGTTCGTCGAGGCGTCGGCCGTCGACGTGTGGGCACTCCTGACCGACCTGCCGGTCCGCGTCGACTGGCTCTGCACGGTCAGCGCCGTCGAGCTGCTCACCCCCGGGCGGCTCGCCCCGGGCACCGCCTGGCGGGAGACCCGCACCCGGCCGGACGGCGGCGACCAGCCGGAGGAGTTCGTCGTGCTGGCCGCCGAGCCGCCGCACCGGCTGGTGCTCAGCTCCCCCGGCATCGGGGTGGACTACCGGATCACCTGGACCCTGCGTGCCGTGCAGCGTCGCCGCCGGGGCCGTACCGCCGTCACCGTCGAGCACCGGGCGGTGCCGACCGCCCCGTACGGCCGGATGGTGGCGCTGCTCTTCGGCGGCCTGGCGGCCCGGACGGTGGAGGGCGCGATCCGGCGGGACCTGACCGCCCTGGCCGGCACCGTGCACCGTGTCGGCCGGGCCACCGCCGCCTGACCCGGATCCGGCGGTCGGCCCCGCGACTCCTCCACCCCCCGGTGGCGACCGGCCCGGGGGATTCGGGACGGCCGTCCACGCGACGCGGTGTGACCTGACCGGTCACCCGGAGAGAAGCCTGGGTAGGGTGCCGGGCGGAGGTGGGCATGGGATTCCCAGAAGGGCGACGGCGACCCGTGGTCGCGGTCGCCACGCTGCTCACCCTCGCGGTGGTCGTCGGCATCGGCTACCGGGTGCTCGCGCCCGCCGAGGTCAGCACGCCCGCCCGGGGCGCACCCCCGGCGGCGGGCACCCCGGCGATCGGGGTGGTGGGCCGGCTGCCGGTCGCGCCGTTGGTGGTCGCGGGACGGCTCCGGGTCTACGCCGCCGAGCGTCAGCTCTACGCCGACCAGCCCGCCGACGGCCGCAACCGGGTCACCCCGTTCTGGTCGTACCGGCGCTGGCCCGCCTCGCTCGACGGGGTGCTGGCGACCGGCACGACGGTGCTCAGCCGCTGGTCGGACGGGAAGCTGGTGGCGCTGGACGCGCTCACCGGCCGGGTCGCCTGGCGGGCCGACGGGCCGACGCCGGTCGACGCCCCACCCGCCCGACGCACCGGGGCGGCCACCGTCTGGGATCCGCGCGGGATCTCCGTCACCCCCGCCCCGGCGGGCCGGACCGTCCTGGTGGTCTCCGGGTCGGGTGGTCCGCGCGGTTACGACCTCGCCGACGGGCGGCCGCTCTGGCGGGTCGACGGCGACCGGGACTGCCGCACCGACCTGGGTACCACCGCCGCCGGGCAGGTCTTCTCCGTCGACTCCTGCGACGGCCGGACGGCGGTCGAGTTCCGGGACGGGGTCACCGGCACGGTCGCCACCCGCTGGCGACCACCGGACGCCCCCGCCCGGTTCACCGTCACCCCGGTCGGTTGCCTCACCCCCCGGTCGCAGTGCCGGGGGCTGCGCACCGACGACGGCTCCGGCGGCCGGGGCTGGCAGGTCGGCCCGGGTGCGCCGATGGCCGCCCCCGCGCTGGACGCCGCCGACACCACCCTGGTCGGCGAGCTGGCCGTCGGCGACGACGGCGGGGTGCTCAAGGGGTGGGAGGCGCGCAGCGGCAAGGAGCGCTGGCAGCGCGGCGACCTGGGGCCGGTCCGGGTCCTCGCCACCGAGGCCGGACGGCTCTACGTGCTGACCGAACGACGGGAACTGATCACCCTCGACCCGGTCACCGGCGCGCAGCGGTCCCGGTTCCCGATGACCCCCGGCCGGGACGGCATCGGTTGGAAACCCGGCCGGGCGTACGCGGCCGGCGGTTACGTCGCGGTGGAGCGGCTGCGGGAGCGCGCCGACCCGGACGACGACGACCAGGCGTACTTCCTGATGGCCGAGCCGGTGGTGCTCGCCGCGACCTGATCCCGGGCACCCGGCGAGCCCCGGCCCGACCGGCCGCCGGCCGGCACCCGGATCCGGCGAGCCCCGGCCCGCGCGTGGCCTGGCCGGGACCTGACCGGCGGCTCAGGACAGCGCGGCCTCGGCCGCGGCCAGGAAGGCGTCGTTCTCGGCCGGGGTGCCGATGGTGACCCGTACGCCGTCCCCGGCGAACGGCCGCACGATCACGCCGCGCGTCTCGCACGCCCGGCCGAACGCCACGGCACGCTCGCCCAGTGGCAACCAGACGAAGTTGGCCTGGCTGGTCGGCACGTCGGGGACGAGCTTGCGCAGCGCCTCGGTGACCCGGTCCCGCTCGGCGACGACCAGCGCGCAGCGTCGCTCCACCTCGTCGGCCTGGGCCAGCGCGGCCAGCGCGCCCGCCTGGGCGGCGGTGCTGGTGGAGAACGGGGTGACCACCTTGCGTACGGCGGCGGCCACCTCGGGGGCACCGACCAGCCAGCCGATCCGCAGCCCGGCCAGCCCCCACGCCTTGGACAGGGTGCGCAGCACCACCACGTTGGGCCGGTCCAGGTAGGTCAGGCCGTCCGGCACCGCCGGGTCGGTGACGAACTCCCGGTACGCCTCGTCGATGACGACCAGCACGTCGTCGCCCACGGCGTCGAGGAACCGGTCCAGCTCCGGCCGGTGCACCGCCGTGCCGGTGGGGTTGTTGGGGTTGCAGACCAGCACCATCCGGGTCCGGTCGGTCACCGCCGCGGCCATCGCCGCCAGGTCGTGCCCGTGGCCGGCGTCGTTGGGCACCCGCACGCTGCTCGCGCCGCTGGTCGCCGCGATGATCGGGTACGCCTCGAACGAGCGCCACGAGTAGAGCAGCTCGTCGCCGGGCAGGCAGGTGGCCCGGACCAGGTGCTCGGCCAGCGCCACCGACCCGCAGCCGGTGGCGACCCGGTCGGGGTCCACGCCGTACCGTTCGGCGAGCGCGGTGCGCAGCGCCACCACGCCCATGTCCGGGTAGCGGTGCGACCCGGTGACCGCCTCGGTGACCGCCTCGACCACCCCGGGCAGCGGCCCGTACGGCACCTCGTTGCTGGCCAGCTTGATCGCCTCGGCCAGGCCCAGCTCGCGGGCCAGGTCGGCGGGGCTGCGCCCGGGAACGTAGTTCGGCAGGGCGTCCAGGTCGGCGCGGGTCAGCCGCAGCGGGGGCTGGTGACGTCCGGTGTCGGTCATGCGGTGTCTCCCGGGGGTTCGGGGTCGGTGGGGGTGTCGGCGTGGTCGGAGCGCGGCACCCGCACCACGACCGTCTGGGCCCGCTTGTCGTGCAGCGCCTGGCGCAGCGGGTGGTCGAAGAGCGCGGAGACCGCGTCGACGAACTGGAGCAGCAGGCCGAAGCCGCAGCAGAACCAGAGCAGGGTGGGCATGCCCATGGTGCTCCACCGCCGGGTGGCCCGGCCGAAGCCGAGCGGCTGGTCGGCGTCGACCGGCACGGCCCGGATGCGCAGCAGCCGCTTGCCCAGGGTCTGCCCGCCGGCGGCCGTCGTCGGCACCTCGTAGGCGAACCAGAGCGCGGTCGCGATGACCAGGATGGCGATCTGGAGGCCGCCGGCCTGCTCACCGATGGCGGGCAGCCCCTCCCGGGAGGAGTCGCCGGCCATCGCCCGGCGGAGCGCCTCGCGCAGGTAGGGCGCGGTCTCCTCGAAGTACCGCCAGACGAACCAGCCGTTGACCACCGCGTTGAGCAGCAGGACGACGCCGAAGTCGACCAGCCGGGCGAGCAGCCGGGCGCCGTAGCCGGCCAGCGGCACGCCGTGCGGACGCGGCTCGGGCGGACGCCCCGGCCAGGTCGGGTACGGCCAGCCGGGCGGCGGCCCGCCGGGCTGTCCGACCCCGTGTCCCGGATACCCGGGCTGCCCGGTCCAGGGCTGTCCCGCGCCCGGCTGGCCGGTCCAGGGCTGCCCTGCTCCCGGCTGCCCCGCCCAGGGTTGTCCCGCTCCCGGCTGCCCGGAGGGCTGTCCGGCCCAGGGCTGGCCGGCAGTGCCCGCCGCTGCGCCCGGCGGCCGACCGGCCGTCGTCGGGCTGCCGGCGGCGGGGGAGGTCGGGGCGGGCGGCTCGGCGGCGGGCTCCGGCTCGGGCGGCGGCGGGCCGTCCGGCGGGGTGGCGTCGACCGGGATCGGGGCGCCGATCCAGCCCTCGCCGTCCCACCACCGTCGGGTGGTCGGGTCGGCCGGGTCGACGTGCCACCCTGGTTGCACGCTCACTGTCGCGCCCTGCGCTGTCCGGTACGGTCGCTCTGCTCGCTCACCCGGCAACCTTAACGACGACGGTGCCGGCGAACTTGTCGTGGAGGCACTGCTGCCACGGCTTGTCCCAGAGCTGCCACAGCCCGTCGAGGTAGCTGAAGACGGGAATGACCGCCCCGCCGATCTGGTAGACGGCCCACCGCTTGGCCGCCGCCGCGCGGGTCAGGGTGGCGGCCGGGTCGAGCGGCACCACCTGGATCTTCATCGCCCGCTTGCCGATGGTCTGCCCGGTCTTGAACATCATCTCGACCTGGTAGACGTAGCTCAGGGCGAACGCCACCACGAAGATCACGCCCTGCAGCACCAGCATCGGAATCAGGAAGTTGGTGAACGGGTCGGAGGTGGGCCGGCCGTCGGCCGTGGTGGTCAGGTCGGGCAGGACCATCTGGAAGAAGACGATGAGGGCCGGCACGATGAAGACCAGGCTGGCCGCGCCGACCACCAGCCCGTCGATGAGCAGGGCGAGCAGCCGGTCACCGAAGCTGGCCAGCGGCAGGCCGCGCGGCGACATCCCCGGGAAGCCGGGCGGCGGCGTGCCGGGTGCCGGCGGCGGGTACCCGGGCAGCCCGGCGTACGGGCCGGGCGGCGGCGGATAGCCGCCGGGGCGGGCGGCGTACGGGCCGGGTTGCGGCGGCACGGGGTACCCCTGCGGGTGCGGGCCGGCGGGCGGGGCGAAGCCGCCGGCGGCGGGCCCGGGCCCACCGGCCGGCGGTGTCAGGTAGCTCGGAGGTTGCGTCACGCGAGACAGTGTTACAAATTGCCGCGCGCTTCCTGCTCACGCTCGATGGCTTCGAACAGCGCCTTGAAGTTGCCCTTGCCGAAACCGAGCGAGCCGTGCCGCTCGATCAGCTCGAAGAAGACCGTCGGCCGGTCCTGCACCGGCTTGGTGAAGATCTGGAGCAGGTAGCCGTCCTCGTCCCGGTCGACCAGGATCTTGCGGGACTTCAGCTCCCCGATCGGCACCCGGACGTTGCCGATCCGGGCACGCAGCTCCGGGTCGTCGTAGTACGAGTCGGGGGTGTCGAGGAACTCGACGCCGGCCGCCCGCATCGCGTCGACGCTGGCCAGGATGTCGTTGGTGGCGACGGCGATGTGCTGCGCGCCGGGGCCCTGGTAGAACTCCAGGTACTCGTCGATCTGGGACTTCTTGCGGGCCACCGCCGGCTCGTTGAGCGGGAACTTCACCTTCCGGGTGCCGCTGGCGACGACCTTGCTCATCAGCGCCGAGTAGTCGGTGGCGATGTCGTCGCCGATGAACTCCGCCATGTTGGAGAAGCCCATCACCCGCTTGTAGAACTCCACCCACTCGTCCATCCGGCCGAGTTCGACGTTGCCGACCACGTGGTCGACGGCCTGGAAGAAGCGCTTCGGCTGGAGGCCGGCGGCGATCATCGGCTGCCGGTCGACGATCGGTCCCCGGGCCACGAAGCCGGGCAGGAACGGGCCGGTGTAGCGGGACCGGTCGACCAGGCTGTGCCGGGTGTCGCCGTACGCGGCGATGGTGGCCAGCCGGACCGTGCCGTGCGCGTCGGTCACGTCGTGCGGCCCGATCAGGCCGGTCGCGCCCTGGGCCACCGCGTGCGCGTAGGCGGCGTCGACGTCCGGCACCTCCAGCGCGATGTCGTCGACCCCGTCGGAGTGCTTCGCGACGTGCTCGGCGCCGGCCGCGTCGGGGCGGACCGCGCCGGTCAGCACGAACCGGGCCGAGCCGCTGGTCAGCACGTACTCGGCGTGGTCGCGGTAGCCCTGCTCCGGCCCCCGGTACGCCACGCAGGTCATGCCGAACGCGGTGGAGTAGTAGTGCGCGGCCTGCTTGGCGTTGCCGACCAGGAAGTGCACGTGGTCGAGGCCCTTGACCGGGAACGGGTCACGGGTGATGTCGTGGTCGACTGCGCCGACGAGCGTGTCGACGTCGATGTCCTCGGTCGACTGGGGTCGGTCGATCGCCTGGGTCACGGTGGCCTCCCTCGGTTGCGGCCGGCGTCGTGGGCCGGTGGTCCGTCAGCTCTTTCCGGAAGCATCGCGGGGGCGTGGCGGCTGGGCAACAGTCACCCTTTTCCCTGGTCAGGTTGCGCAATCGGTAGGGTGTACAGGCATGAGTGCTGGGCAGGGTGTACAGCTCGACGCGCTGGACGGCAGGCTGGTCCAGCTCCTCGCCGAGGAACCCCGGATCGGGGTGCTGGAATGCTCCCGCCGGCTCGGGGTGGCCCGGGGCACCGTCCAGGCCCGGCTGGACAAGCTCGTCGACCGGGGGGTCATCGGCGGGTTCGGCCCGGAGATCAGTCCGGCGGCGATCGGGTTCGCGGTGACCAGCTTCGTCACCCTGGAGATCAGCCAGCGGCACGGCCACGACACGGTGACCGCCCATCTGGCGGCGATCCCGGAGGTGCTGGAGGCGCACACCATCACCGGGGCGAGCGACCTGCTCTGCCGGATCGTGGCCCGCTCCAACACCGACCTCCAGCGGGTGATCGACCAGATCGTCTCGTCGGAGGCGATCCGGCGGGCCTCCACGATCATCGCGCTGGCCGAGCAGATCCCCTACCGCACCCTGCCGCTGCTGCGTTCCGCCGCCGGCTCCTGACCCATCTTTGCGCTGATATAGCGGCATCCGAAGGCTCTTTGGGAGCTATATCGGCGATGTTGTGATGCGTCCGATCTGCCCGACGGATGCGTCGTCGGCGGGGGAGAAAGCGGGGCGACACTCCGGCGCGGGGGCGGGACGGGCTGGTGAACGTCGCTACGGTGTGCGGTGTGAAGGGGCTCGGGGGGGTGCGGGGAGGGCTGCTGCTCGGGCTCGTCGTCGTGATCGCGCTCGCCGTCACCGGGGTGTGGAACCCCTTCCCCGGCGTGTGGGACTGGGTCGACCGCAGCGAACCGATCTCCGAGCCGGACGTGCTCTGGCAGCAGCGGATCGGCGGCACCCCGAAGAGCGTCACGATCGTCGGCGACACCGTCGTCGTCGAGCAGCGCACCCGGACCGAGGTCCGCAGCCTCGCCACCGGCGCTGCGCTCTGGGAGCGCAAGGCGGACTGGTCGGCGGT
Above is a window of Micromonospora rifamycinica DNA encoding:
- a CDS encoding SRPBCC family protein; amino-acid sequence: MSTVAVTEFVEASAVDVWALLTDLPVRVDWLCTVSAVELLTPGRLAPGTAWRETRTRPDGGDQPEEFVVLAAEPPHRLVLSSPGIGVDYRITWTLRAVQRRRRGRTAVTVEHRAVPTAPYGRMVALLFGGLAARTVEGAIRRDLTALAGTVHRVGRATAA
- a CDS encoding outer membrane protein assembly factor BamB family protein — protein: MGFPEGRRRPVVAVATLLTLAVVVGIGYRVLAPAEVSTPARGAPPAAGTPAIGVVGRLPVAPLVVAGRLRVYAAERQLYADQPADGRNRVTPFWSYRRWPASLDGVLATGTTVLSRWSDGKLVALDALTGRVAWRADGPTPVDAPPARRTGAATVWDPRGISVTPAPAGRTVLVVSGSGGPRGYDLADGRPLWRVDGDRDCRTDLGTTAAGQVFSVDSCDGRTAVEFRDGVTGTVATRWRPPDAPARFTVTPVGCLTPRSQCRGLRTDDGSGGRGWQVGPGAPMAAPALDAADTTLVGELAVGDDGGVLKGWEARSGKERWQRGDLGPVRVLATEAGRLYVLTERRELITLDPVTGAQRSRFPMTPGRDGIGWKPGRAYAAGGYVAVERLRERADPDDDDQAYFLMAEPVVLAAT
- the hisC gene encoding histidinol-phosphate transaminase, with the translated sequence MTDTGRHQPPLRLTRADLDALPNYVPGRSPADLARELGLAEAIKLASNEVPYGPLPGVVEAVTEAVTGSHRYPDMGVVALRTALAERYGVDPDRVATGCGSVALAEHLVRATCLPGDELLYSWRSFEAYPIIAATSGASSVRVPNDAGHGHDLAAMAAAVTDRTRMVLVCNPNNPTGTAVHRPELDRFLDAVGDDVLVVIDEAYREFVTDPAVPDGLTYLDRPNVVVLRTLSKAWGLAGLRIGWLVGAPEVAAAVRKVVTPFSTSTAAQAGALAALAQADEVERRCALVVAERDRVTEALRKLVPDVPTSQANFVWLPLGERAVAFGRACETRGVIVRPFAGDGVRVTIGTPAENDAFLAAAEAALS
- a CDS encoding Lrp/AsnC family transcriptional regulator, whose protein sequence is MSAGQGVQLDALDGRLVQLLAEEPRIGVLECSRRLGVARGTVQARLDKLVDRGVIGGFGPEISPAAIGFAVTSFVTLEISQRHGHDTVTAHLAAIPEVLEAHTITGASDLLCRIVARSNTDLQRVIDQIVSSEAIRRASTIIALAEQIPYRTLPLLRSAAGS
- the hppD gene encoding 4-hydroxyphenylpyruvate dioxygenase, whose product is MTQAIDRPQSTEDIDVDTLVGAVDHDITRDPFPVKGLDHVHFLVGNAKQAAHYYSTAFGMTCVAYRGPEQGYRDHAEYVLTSGSARFVLTGAVRPDAAGAEHVAKHSDGVDDIALEVPDVDAAYAHAVAQGATGLIGPHDVTDAHGTVRLATIAAYGDTRHSLVDRSRYTGPFLPGFVARGPIVDRQPMIAAGLQPKRFFQAVDHVVGNVELGRMDEWVEFYKRVMGFSNMAEFIGDDIATDYSALMSKVVASGTRKVKFPLNEPAVARKKSQIDEYLEFYQGPGAQHIAVATNDILASVDAMRAAGVEFLDTPDSYYDDPELRARIGNVRVPIGELKSRKILVDRDEDGYLLQIFTKPVQDRPTVFFELIERHGSLGFGKGNFKALFEAIEREQEARGNL
- a CDS encoding DUF397 domain-containing protein, with product MNDLVGAVWRTSSRSNDQGLCVEVADNLARTRAVVGVRDSKDPSGPALVIGPPGWTAFVDAVREGLFRP
- a CDS encoding RDD family protein, whose protein sequence is MSVQPGWHVDPADPTTRRWWDGEGWIGAPIPVDATPPDGPPPPEPEPAAEPPAPTSPAAGSPTTAGRPPGAAAGTAGQPWAGQPSGQPGAGQPWAGQPGAGQPWTGQPGAGQPWTGQPGYPGHGVGQPGGPPPGWPYPTWPGRPPEPRPHGVPLAGYGARLLARLVDFGVVLLLNAVVNGWFVWRYFEETAPYLREALRRAMAGDSSREGLPAIGEQAGGLQIAILVIATALWFAYEVPTTAAGGQTLGKRLLRIRAVPVDADQPLGFGRATRRWSTMGMPTLLWFCCGFGLLLQFVDAVSALFDHPLRQALHDKRAQTVVVRVPRSDHADTPTDPEPPGDTA
- a CDS encoding RDD family protein, whose product is MTQPPSYLTPPAGGPGPAAGGFAPPAGPHPQGYPVPPQPGPYAARPGGYPPPPGPYAGLPGYPPPAPGTPPPGFPGMSPRGLPLASFGDRLLALLIDGLVVGAASLVFIVPALIVFFQMVLPDLTTTADGRPTSDPFTNFLIPMLVLQGVIFVVAFALSYVYQVEMMFKTGQTIGKRAMKIQVVPLDPAATLTRAAAAKRWAVYQIGGAVIPVFSYLDGLWQLWDKPWQQCLHDKFAGTVVVKVAG